TGGCTGCGTTCAATGCATTAGCGGGCCTTTAGGAATGTACCGGAACTCTCTCCTGCATGAGTTTATTGAGGACTGGTACAATCAGACCTTCATGGGATCCCACTGCAGTTTTGGGGATGACCGTCATCTCACAAACAGAGTTCTCAGCCTCGGGTATGCAACCAAATACACTGCACGGTCAAAGTGCCTTACAGAGACACCAATTACATATCTGCGGTGGCTCAATCAACAGACACGATGGAGCAAGTCATATTTCAGAGAATGGCTGTACAACTCCATGTGGTTCCACAAACACCATCTATGGATGACTTATGAGGCTGTGATCACTGGCTTCTTCCCATTTTTCCTCATCGCCACTGCGATCCAACTGTTTTACCAAGGAAGGCTCTGGaatattcttttgtttttactcattGTGCAAGCAGTGGCACTGATTAAGTCATCATTTGCTAGCTGCCTCAGAGGTAACATTGTCATGGTGTTCATGTCATTTTATTCTGTACTGTATATGTCAAGCCTGTTGCCAGCGAAAATGTTTGCAATAGCAACAATCAACAAGTCTGGATGGGGGACTTCTGGGAGGAAAACAATTGTGGTGAACTTTATCGGTCTGATTCCAATATCAGTATGGTTCACTATCCTTTTCATTGGAATTTTATACACAATAATACAACAGACTAGAAGACCCTTCCCTGACTCAGAAAAGATTGTTTTGATAATAGGGGCAATCGTCTATGCAAGTTACTGGGTCATACTGTTGACATTATATACAGTGCTCATAAATAAATGTGGGAAAAGGAAGAAGGAAACACACTATGATATGGTGCTGGATGTGTGACTTACAGACTACAATCATGTTTCCCAATGAAACCGGGGGTTTTTCTCACACATCATCTTGTTGTTATACAAATGTATTTTAGCTGTAGAGCAGCTCTGGAGGCAAAGTGAGGTCAACTAAAATGGACAaagaaatagaaatattttctaAACTAAATGCCAGTGGCTGTGGCCATAGCATCCAGGATCCTTGTACATCCTCAAGCTAGCCATTTGACATACTTAAATAAGGTTAAGCTGAAGATCAACTGGTTTAGGCTGATTAGCTAATTTGGATAACTCAGAATGGCAAGATTGTGTTTATTACATTTGGCAGCAAGAGCGCTAGGATTTATAATATTAGCTACCTCTTACCCTTGTCATTTTCACTGGGCTTCATCTAATATTAGCAACTAAGCCAATAAAActggatttttagatgggaTTTAACTTGTCCAGTAAGAATATTTTACCTCCAGAGCACTCTCTccagtaaatgtgttttttctcacTTAAACAAGTTTTGTGTTGCCCCCCTCAAATGAAAGCCTAAAGAC
The genomic region above belongs to Oreochromis niloticus isolate F11D_XX linkage group LG11, O_niloticus_UMD_NMBU, whole genome shotgun sequence and contains:
- the has2 gene encoding hyaluronan synthase 2; this translates as MKCKRGLTYLRIFGTTMFGVSLLVGISTAYIMGYQFFTTAKNHLSFGLYGAILVVHLIIQSLFALLEHRNMRRSLETPIKLNKSLALCIAAYQEDENYLRKCLVSVKRLTYPGIKVIMVIDGNSDDDLYMMEIFKEVMGSERSATYVWRSNYHSRGPEETDESYAESLQQVSRVVLNSKCVCIMQKWGGKREVMYTAFKALGRSVDYVQVCDSDTMLDPASSVEMVKVLEEDPMVGGVGGDVQILNKYESWISFLSSVRYWMAFNIERACQSYFGCVQCISGPLGMYRNSLLHEFIEDWYNQTFMGSHCSFGDDRHLTNRVLSLGYATKYTARSKCLTETPITYLRWLNQQTRWSKSYFREWLYNSMWFHKHHLWMTYEAVITGFFPFFLIATAIQLFYQGRLWNILLFLLIVQAVALIKSSFASCLRGNIVMVFMSFYSVLYMSSLLPAKMFAIATINKSGWGTSGRKTIVVNFIGLIPISVWFTILFIGILYTIIQQTRRPFPDSEKIVLIIGAIVYASYWVILLTLYTVLINKCGKRKKETHYDMVLDV